AAAGATAACAGGTCAAGTCAGATTTGGAGACGGTTCAAAGGTTGAAATAAAAGGCAGAGGTACAATTCTTTTTAATTGCAAGAATGGTGACCAATTCATTTTGCCAAATGTGTACTATATTCCAGCACTGCATAGCAATGTCATTAGCCTAGGGCAGATGACAGAAGACGGGTACAATGTGGGAATGAGGCAAAACTATCTAAGGATGTACGATGCCAAAGGAAGATTGGTCATGAAGGTGGAAAGATCTGCAAACAGATTGTACAAAATTTTGTTAACACCAGGAAAACCAATTTGTTTGGCTATGAATTTGGACCAAGAAGAATGGGTGTGGCATGCTCGAATGGGACATGCTAACTTTGGAGTCTTGCAAAGCATGGCGAGAAAGGAAATGGTAGACGGAATGCCTTATATCGACCATCCATCAAAAGTTTGTGAAGGGTGTTTGATAGGCAAGCAGGTGAGGCAAAGTTTTCCAGCAGAGTCAACATGGAGGGCAAAGGAACCTCTGCAGCTCATTCATGCGGACCTCTGTGGACCAATTACACCTTGCTCAAAGGGAGGTAATAAGTATTTCTTTTTGTTGGTTGATGATTATTCTCGATTCATGTGGGTTTACTTATTAAAGTCCAAAGACGAAGCCTTGATGAGATTTAAAAAATTCAAAGCTAAAGTTGAAAAAGAGAGTTCATTCAGGATTAAGATGTTACGAACTGACCGTGGTGGTGAATTTAATTCACACAAATTCAGTGAGTTTTGTAGTGAAGCAGGGATTAGAAGACAGTTGACGGCTCCGTATACGCCGCAACAAAACGGCGTAGTGGAGCGTCGGAACAGGACGATTGTAGAGATGACAAGAACTATACTGAAGAGTATGAAAGTACCTGATGAACTCTGGGCCGAAGCTGTTCGGCACTCAGTTTTTCTGCTCAATCGGATTGGAACAAAGTCAGTGAGGAATCGAACACCGTATGAGGCCTGGAAGAGCTCTAAACCAACCCTTGAGCATGTTCGAATCTTCGGGTGTGTGGCCTATGTCAAGAAGCTAAACGAAATAACCAAGCTTAGTGATCGAAGCGAGCCTATGGTTCATTTGGGTATAGAAGAAGGGAGTAAGGCGTACCGGTTATTGAACCCTAAAACGAACAAGATAGTGGTTGCAAGGGATGTGGTGTTTGATGAGGTTGAACATTGGAATTGGGACCCGGTCCCTCAACAAGAACCACCAGGTCTGGCAGCTAAATGGACTGGTGTATCTTTTGTTGTAGATGGAGAAGAATCGGGTTCAACACCACATTTAAACACTGATAACTTTTCTAGCCCAAGTTCCCAGTACAACAACGCGAGCCCTAATTCACAAGTTAATAATGAAGATTTTGTGTCACCTGTGTTTAATTCTGCAGGAAATTGTGAAGGCAATAATTCAACCAGGTCTGAAACTGCATCGGCTCCATTTGATGACACACCTCCCCAAGGTTTTCGATCAATGCATGACGTGGAGCAgagatcaacagcaatgactgaTGATGAAGTTCGAGATCTGTATGATAGAAACCCAGAGTTGTTATTACTCAACAATGAACCCATGAGTTATGATGAAGCTGCAAAAGACCAGTGCTGGCGAAAAGCAATGGAACAAGAACTGGATTCAATAAACAGAAACAGAACCTGGAGGTTAGTTAATTTACCTGCAGGCCAGAAAGCAATTGGGTTGAAATGGGTTTTTAAGTTGAAAAAGGATCCAAACGGTACAATCACGAAGCATAAAGCTCGATTGGTGGCGAAAGGATATGTTCAGAAGAAAGGGGTGGACTTCGATGAAGCATTCGCACCAGTTGCCAGGTTAGAGACTGTTAGATTGTTGTTGGCTATGGCAGCAAAGGAACGATGGCTTGTACATCACTTAGATGTCAAGTCGGCGTTTTTGAATGGCGATCTCAAGGAAGAAGTGTATGTGCAACAACCAGCTGGATTCGAGATTAAAGGCAAAGAAACTCAGGTATACAGACTGAATAAAGCTCTTTATGGGCTTAGGCAAGCGCCAAGAGCTTGGAACTTGAAGCTGGATCAGTCACTCAAGAAGATGGGGTTCACTAGATGCTCACATGACCAGGCTGTCTATAAGGTACATAACGCTGATTCAGTACTCATAGTTGGTGTTTATGTAGATGACCTTATAGTCACCGGGTCAAACGAAAGTGAAATTCTGGAGTTTAAGGAAAAGATGAAAAGATTGTTTGAAATGAGTGATTTGGGCCTTTTGACGTACTACCTGGGTATTGAAGTATCTCAAAAGGAAAATGAGATAATTATATGTCAAGAAGGGTATGCAAAACGTATTCTTGAAGCTGCTGGAATGCAAAATTGTAACAGTGCAAAATGTCCTATGGAGTTCAAACTGAAATTGTGTAAGGATGATAGTGGCAAGCCGACTGATGCAACTAAGTACAGGAGCATCATTGGAAGTCTTAGGTATTTGATAAATACTCGCCCAGATCTAAGTTATTCTGTGGGTGCATTAAGCAAGTACCTGCAGAATCCAAAAGAAAGCCATTATGCTGCACTTAAACAAGTATTAAGGTATCTAAAAGGAACTGTTAGTCATGGCTTGAAGTACAACAGAGGTGGTGATGGCAAGCTCGTTGGTTACAGTGACAGCAGCCATGGTACAGACTTGGACGATAGAAGGGGAACAACTGGTATGGTGTTCTACTACGCTGGAAAGTTAATAACTTGGGCCTCACAAAAGCAACAAACAGTCGCTTTGAGTTCGTGTGAGGCTGAATTTCTAGCTGCAACATCGGCTGCTTGTCAAGGTTTATGGCTACGAAGCTTAATCAGTGAATTAAGTGGTGAAAAAGCACAAAAAGTAAAGCTCTTAGTGGATAACGAATCTGCAATTGCACTGATGAAAAATTCTGTGTTCCATGGGAGGAGTAAGCATATAGATATTAAGTTCCACTTCATACGCGAATGTGTGGAACGGGATCAGATTGGAGTTGAACATGTTAGTGGAGATCTTCAGAAGGCAGATATGCTTACTAAGGCACTGGCAAAGATCAAATTTGCAGAAATGAGAGAGCTCGTAGGAGTTGAAGACTTGAAGACTGTGGTCAACACGAAAGGGGTGAATGTTGGTTAGTGTTTGACCAGATAAAAGGGAAGACCAGTTCAGAAAATAAACGTTggagaaaaagaaaataataaacgTTTGCAGCAAGTGGGTCCCAGATTTTTATGGTGAACGTTGATGACCAATTCTTCAGCATATTCAGTTTCGTTTTCTAGTATTTATAGCAGCAGACATCTTGTTTTTTATTATTCAGTTTTCCTCAATTTCAATCAGTCGAAAAAGCTTGTAAAATCTGTGATGATTATTGTTCCAGTTATTCAATAAAGTTATAAGCTTTCGGCTCAATCATACCCTGTATTTCTGTTCTTTTGATCTGCATTTAGATACCAAATTCTAACATTATGACTGCCATTTGATTCGTCGGAATCTACGTTTGTAAACAGCGTAATAAACACCGAACAGGAGAGTTTATCAGCAGATGATGTAAACCCAATAGGACATTTACAAATTCTAACAAACCAGGACTACATGGAGAAGATAATGGAAATCAATGATAAACTTGATGTAAACCCAATAGGACATTTACAAATTCTAACAAATTCTAACAAACCAGGACTATGAAATCACGGGCCCTGTTCGGTTGTCCTCCCTGCCCTCCTTTAGGGCCGTCTCTGACACTTATGAGCCCAAACAGATAAACTCAAACACGACACGAATATTCACATATCGACATGAACAGCAGATGTTTAATCCAATTGTTTTTTACATAATAATACAATTTTACAACCAAAAATACATATGCATACAAAATACTTGCATTTTAATTATATAATCTAATGACATATTCTCTTTTTAACCTTATATTTAATTTTTGGCCTATAAATTAGGATAtaaaacacatttaaaaaataatgATAATTTCGCAGTCAAAACAGGTCAGACTTGATATCGAAGATCGGATGGTTAAGGTTGGGCAGCAACCTCAGTTGTAGTCAAGTAAAATCGTTGTCTCGAAGGTGAACTGTTTTGTGTGGTGTGCTTACAGCGGTAAGATTCCGACAACGATGGCGTTGGCTGCCCGGAGCATTGCTTTCGGCGATGTACTATGTCCACCATGTAGTATTCATATTGAGACAGCAGACCATCTTTTGGGAACCTGTACTTTTGCCCTTGAACCTCAATTTCAATATAATCCGCATATAGTCTTTCTTCAAATCTTTGATCGCTACAATTAAGAAACCAAGATAACGAACTCCCAATCCCCTTATGCTGCAATCTCTGGTACTTCGGTTTAATTCTTGATTCAAGACCGTAAGTGAAATATTCCGGAAACTCAACCAATTCTTTCAATGGCCTTCCCATTTCACTCTTGAAAAAGTAAAAACTATTTTTCATCAAAGCAAGTAAATGCGGGCATTTCACGATCATCTTAGCGACGTCTTCTACTGATATACCTCGTCCAAGAAGAAACTCTCATCCCCAAAAAGTACGGATATTGTGTCACCATGGGACCGATATCTCTTGCATTGAAACCAATGCTCACCAAATACGCAACCAAAGTACTCATCGTTCCTTCTAACTTAAACCCTGACAGCTCGGGATACTTCATTAGCACATACCCAATATCCTGTTTCTCAACATCTAACCCGCGAAGAAACCTAACGACAGGTGACACAAGCTCCACAACCACACTAGCGTGAAGCACCTACGGATACTTGTTCACAAACTCACCCATTTTCGACCGTTGAATCCAAACACAGGAATGATATTCTTTCTAACACTACAACAAGCATTCTGCAAGAACACTGCACGCTGGCGCATCACATCACATGTTGACGGTAACTCTACCTCCTCTAATTCATCCGGAATTATTCCTATGCTTTTCAAGACACTAACGAAGTTTTAAATAAAGCAACTACACGATATACTCTTAACCTTGTCTTCCTTTATAGGGATATACTTATCTATTTAGATAATTAAGTAGTTTTAAAAACTTAATTACAGAATAGTACATGagtattaaaataaataaaaaggttccACCATATTATATAAGTagctttttttgtttattatatgCCATATATGCAGAACTTATATAAATTAGGTAACACTTTTTTTGTCTCTTTGGTGATTTAACCTTTAAAATAAACTTACGCTTTGGAGAAAATCACTAACATACTTGCTTTAAGGAACCTGTTAACCTCTACTATGGACACAAATGCCTCTGTTAGGAGTGATCATAGACCAAAAAATAGACCGGACTTGACCAAAACCTAGAAAGCCTCTAAAACTAGATGTGAGGACCAGACCAAGTAGTGCAATCAGGTTTCGGTAGGTTTTGGGTACGGTCAATGTGCCAATGTGGTTAACTAGACGGACCGATACCGAGCTGTTTGAGCTACAAAGTAAAAGGTGGACTTCTAGGCTTGAATGGGGTTAAAGTGACAACAATGAATTCTTAGGACAACTAGTTTCATTATTATTCTACTCAAACGTATTGTGAATAGATGAATCAAACTTTTACAACGCTTGCAAGACTGCATGAATATATGAGACTGTCGTGAAAGAAGTATTTGTTGTTGTGAATGACACTACACGTAAGAATTAACATACCCGATTGTGAATGACAATTGTTGTTGTATGCCTACGAACGTAAATTTCCTTATGTAGTGTTGTTGCTGGACAAAATCAATTTTATTTGGGCCATAATGGATTATGTGATAAAAATAATGGGTTACTTAATGAATAAATAGATAAATTATCTAACAAAGCcgtttaatcattgtttattgttttcatttatttatttattacacaatttGAAATACATTTCTTACATTGGGTGAGGAAGATTCTAGAATAAGCAAAGTGCACTATAAAAGCACCTATTTCCTTCTCAACCCCAACAATCCTATTCCATAACCCTAATTTCACAAAAACCCCAAAATGTCTCAAGAACCATCCGCTGCTTGTACAACcttagaatatggggtatggggcggggttttgggcgtgggttgggggaaaacgcccaagccaccacctcGGGTGGGCTTAGGTTAGGgtgtggcccttggggcttgggtttcaagccgggcgtggggcgggtctAGCAAGCTGAAATGGCGGACTGTGAATGGCCAAACCAAAGTAGCCGTTGGgggctttttttttttaatttcctttataaataccttaccatatttaatattttttttcacacaatatcaaacacataaaacacaatcttgccatgagttattcaagttatagtgaatcgtcatcatgatcatctgacgatggtgcgAAAATATTTATACAAACGATCGCGGCGGTGGTGAAAACTATTgtggaagacgaagacgatgaggaagagactcaacaacctaaacgaaggagaaggtacatcgctcgtgaacaGCACACCGCTAAcaatttgttggtaagcgattacttctcagcggaacctaagtatgatgaaaaaatgtttaggcgtcgttttcgtatgagtagaaacttatttttaaggatatctagagatcttgagaagaagtatgtttatttccaacaaaaaccgGATGTAACCGGCCAACTAGGATTTAGTATgtggcaaaaggtcacggccgcacttaggcagttagcgtacggcaatagttcggacattatggatgactatttaaaaatgtctgcacgtgtagctagagaaagtcttcacaccttttgttcgtgtattctagAACTTTATAGGAAAATATATTTAAGAAAGCCCTCGTTCAGcgacatgcaacaaatattggaacatcacgcagattatcgagcgagcattcggtgttttgaagaaaaggtggcgaatattggcaatgccttgtcgactatgggacaaggatcagattggaaacgtgatgtacgcatgtatcattcttcacaacatgattttggaggatgaagatagagcggtcgttacctactatgatgacgatgacccccaaccaggtaacgtaacagaGGAAGATAAAAcggcaaatgaatttttgatcaagtcaagagatatacatcacaaccttcgatctgatttggtggatcatgtttcaacgattcctgggttcgaaaccaACGAAGGCGACGAAAAATGATTATTTTCtatgtttattttaataattattttgtaTATTTATGTAGTttttggttatatatatatatatatatatatatatatatatatatatatatatatatatatatatatatatatatatatatatatatatatatatatatatatatatatatatatatatataaagctgatgtggcttggccacgccagccaagccacgcccaccataccccatCCAAAGAGGGTTTGAGAATTGAGTTTTGAAATaacacgtgtcaacccatgccccaaaccccacgcccaccataccccatggtcttaaTGGCAGATTGCAAACCAGGATGTGCCTACAAAAGGCATTTCCCGGCAGGGCCTCAAGGAGCAAGGAAGTTTCGGACTATTCAAGATTATGCTAATGTGGAGACTGTTCGGCGTAGGCTGCTGTGCTTGGAGGTCGATGAACAAAATGCTTACCTTGAAAGTTATTTCTATGCAATCAGATGTTTTAATGAGTTTCCAGTCGGCGGCGGCTGTGAAGCTGAGCTGAATAAGAAGCTGGAACATCGGAATCAGCAGTTTGCAGCTGAGATTTATGAGTTGAAGACGAAGCTGGCACACTTTGAAGATAAAGTTATGACCTTAACTGAAGAGTTGAAAGTTTTTAAGGAAGCGAAGAGTTGTTTGGAGTATTCGATTATGAGAAAGAATGTTGAAGTCCAAAGAATGAAGCTTGAGTTGGAATGTCTGAAGAAACAAGTTGCTGATGGTAAAAATATGATAAAAATCATACAATTTTTTATATTATTGATTAATAATAAGTCTTTATCTCTTTTTTTAGGGACTGTGGGAGAAGCAccgctgtaacaccccaacccggaagggctgacgtgtcacaataacgataacataaacaaaagtcataattccatttatttatttgataaggatacaaccacacgaccattaaaattaagattaatatacaagcggagacattcatcttaattaactaacatcttcagatttattcctaggctttattcttctctctttttgtCACACTCCCAAAATTCACCTGCGGAGtgtcaccgcttgggagcgtgactgaccaggatcaagccaccaatcatatcgaacatgtaattaataccaaatgtaataaatgtaaaccagtcATTCAATATGATAAGTGTTCAAACATAATCACAGTtttaaagtatagcggaagcataagtacaaaaacccaaatgtgtaacataagttcaataagtttcaaaacataatccttactccacaacgacctgctcctccctgtgcaagctccataagtatctaacgacctgcaaggcatgtaacagaggatcaacaactagttgagcgagttcacagttaacagttcagtaatagtatagtgtgagtagtagtatgttcgttcgttatgtcatgtatcgtattcgtttccatcgcggcctcccaggcatgtatgcgaagatattaggggatgttcctcccaagtgttctagactaggtttatctgtatcgcggcctaccaggcaggtgtgcgaagattagtaaattacagttcgcggccttccaaaggcaggtgtgcgaagtcagtcataatatcgcggccaacccttggcaggtgtgcgaagatcagttcaataagtgttactagtctagtagtagttctaacagtggagtatgtaccatagttcatcaaattacatcactacgttccattatagacaagtaccagtaaataatcaaatcccattcccaccctgggaaccccatgccttggctgtgtgaactcaccttggtttgctcggtatgataagTTTCTTGTTCACAACAAAGCAGTCATCCGTAGCCGAAAATAGAGAAGGAATATGGAAAAGCTTCACGAAAAGAATTGTTGCCGTCGTGTTCCAAGATTCTAGGGTTTGCCGATTGCAAAACTGTTCGTATAGTTTGGAAGCTAACATTTAAAACTAACAGCTATTGGGCCAAAGCCCAACTTGATTTCGCTGGGCATTTTTTTTTTGGACGAAAACACTTAGTGTTTTCACCACTAGGGTGTTTTCGGGTGGGGTATTTCATGGGTAAGGGTTTTCGGCCAAGACTTGAAAATTTGTTTTGAATATAATTACTCCCATACTCATACTATCAatacacaatatatatataacacatatataGATATCATGCATACCACAAATCTACAAACACACTTAATACACACCGTATATAACATATCAATCGCAATACGGTTTAACATATTACAACGGTGTACTGGTCGAAACAAATCAACAACTAACCAGTCAACGCGCAATAATTGCGAAGGTGAaatgtcggaaactcgagttgtcacattttccccaacttagaagaaatttcgtcccgaaatttggtacgcactcactgaggaagctaggtaagttatatcgttcactggttttcctggggtgtcacatcatccccccgttgatttggaatttcgtcccgaaattcagtagtagtagcttcagcctcagtagtggttgcattggtttcgaataactgggggtacttttctgtcatctgatcttcgcgttcctaggtgtactctgggccacgtcgggagttccaacgaactcgaacaagagggattctcttgtgtttgaggaccttaacatcccggtccgtgatttcaactggctcctcgacgaactgcaaccgctcgtcgatagtgagttccttaaaaggaactgtgagggtctcatctgacaggtacttcttcagattcgacacgtgaaatacattgtgaactgcactgagttcagctggtaagttcagtctgtaggctactgggccttatcctttcagtgatttcgaacggtccaacataccgtggattgaattTGCCTcatttaccaaatcgaaccacacccttccagggtgagacttttaataacacccggtccccgacctgaaattccgaAGGTTTGCTACGCTTaaccgcgtaggctttctgacggtcgcgtgctgccgcccaGCGTcgtcgtatctgtgcaggaagatcagactgaatagtgagctacagagctcgtacacgcctaggtaaagtgtcttttcgactgagggcgtcggccacaacattggccttgcctggatgatgcttgatggcgcattcgtagtcgttcagaagttcaacccatccccgttgacgcatgtttaaatccttttgcttaagaatatgctcgagattcctgtgatcggtgtaaatcgtgcacctggtaccgtacaggtagtgtcgccatatcttaagcgtgaaaacaacagctcccagctctaaatcgtgcgtcgagtagttccgttcatgaattcttgagttgccgcgaagcgtaggcgataactttatcctgttgcatcaatacacacccgagacccaacggtaggtgacaccatttctgtgtcagcatagtaagcggttgcgcgatcttcgaaaagtctttaatgaatcgtctgaaataccccgccaagcccaagaattggcgtatttccgtcggtgtacgtggtgcaggccagtttctgatcgaatctaccttggatggatcgacatgaatcccatccctgttcaccacatggcctaagaagtggacttcacgaagccagaagtcacatttagtaaacttggcgtacagttgtccctttcgaaaaagttccacgataagacgtaagtgctgctcgtgttcctcctgactcttggagtagatcagaatgtcgtcgataaagacaatggcaaacttgtcaagatagggtttgcactccctgttcataagatccatgaagtctgcaggtgcgttcgtaagcccgaatggtatgacaagaaactcgtaatggccgcagcgagttctgaatgctgtcttggagacgtcctcatcttggactctcagctgatgataaccagaccttagatcaaccttggagtagtaactcgacctttgcaactggtcgaataagtcgtcaatgcgtggaagaggataacggttcttcactttgaccttgttcagttcacggtaatcaatttcacatcctgaaggtgcctgttgatcactattcttgcgttgctgctgtgcttgagaccgaacggtagctgaacccttgctggaatacccatcccatttccgcttgttgtcactaggagtagcgggagtagcagaagtggtagcggtagtaatagtgctgatacaactaagcagcctgttctgttccactacCGGATCCGTggggcgatgagcaagacactgaatgtcttggatattttcgaggttagccgatgtagcatggctctgaatctctgaggctagacccttgaggtacaattcgatacgcttgcttggaaggtccaccatggttggacacaagatagccagttcgttcgaccgtttcgtataagtaTCAATTTCTGATCCCGTCATTTTCCAATGGTAGAGCTCCACTCCCAAcctgtggatgtcatcacgcgtgca
This is a stretch of genomic DNA from Helianthus annuus cultivar XRQ/B chromosome 16, HanXRQr2.0-SUNRISE, whole genome shotgun sequence. It encodes these proteins:
- the LOC110876786 gene encoding uncharacterized protein LOC110876786, which encodes MPQTPRPPYPMVLMADCKPGCAYKRHFPAGPQGARKFRTIQDYANVETVRRRLLCLEVDEQNAYLESYFYAIRCFNEFPVGGGCEAELNKKLEHRNQQFAAEIYELKTKLAHFEDKVMTLTEELKVFKEAKSCLEYSIMRKNVEVQRMKLELECLKKQVADGTVGEAPL